The following are from one region of the Ischnura elegans chromosome 12, ioIscEleg1.1, whole genome shotgun sequence genome:
- the LOC124169611 gene encoding uncharacterized protein LOC124169611 produces MRFSGAKKISLYQRELMLQFMLEHLDLARGRISGPQAGLRKSELWRELTDLLNSCPTGGSKTPEKWSRSWMDWRSDTKQKAMKIRRSAQQTGGGPSTVVPLTALEEKLIAFIGETAVSGIPGIVDPLEIVTVMPDGSLPFFVEEGEASTSASTVDGSTPSTSGMPPSAKRRRICDADLDEKEERALAASEAMADAIQRIASAVEVVARNSEETRRTLEVLTASVTEMKEMIKQHLRK; encoded by the exons ATGCGTTTTTCAGGTGCTAAGAAGATATCACTCTATCAGAGGGAGTTAATGCTCCAGTTTATGCTGGAGCATTTAGACCTGGCTCGTGGCCGAATCAGTGGGCCGCAGGCAGGATTGAGGAAGTCTGAGTTGTGGAGGGAGCTCACAGATCTCCTCAATTCCTGCCCCACTGGAGGGAGTAAAACCCCGGAAAAGTGGTCAAGG TCATGGATGGACTGGAGATCAGACACGAAGCAGAAGGCCATGAAAATAAGGAGGTCGGCCCAGCAGACAGGGGGAGGGCCATCTACTGTCGTGCCACTGACTGCCCTCGAAGAAAAGCTAATTGCTTTTATCGGGGAAACGGCAGTCAGTGGCATTCCGGGAATTGTCGACCCCCTAGAG ATTGTGACAGTTATGCCCGATGGGAGCTTGCCATTTTTCGTTGAGGAGGGAGAGGCATCAACATCAGCTTCCACCGTAGATGGTTCTACCCCGTCCACCTCGGGAATGCCTCCTTCTGCAAAAAGGAGGAGGATTTGTG aCGCGGATCTCGATGAAAAGGAGGAGAGGGCCCTGGCTGCAAGCGAGGCTATGGCAGATGCTATTCAAAGAATAGCATCTGCTGTAGAGGTTGTAGCCAGAAACTCTGAGGAGACGAGGAGAACATTGGAGGTCCTCACAGCGTCTGTGACAGAGATGAAGGAAAT GATTAAACAACATCTTAGGAAGTag
- the LOC124168672 gene encoding mediator of RNA polymerase II transcription subunit 15-like — protein sequence MCVRPWTECAECCQAMVICPPLIRQQEQQPAPPLSRQQEQQHTAVAVECGECLRGMRAQQPPPQHAREQQQRGERALPPAASSRPHHPTPQQMREELKRGERALLQAASSRPQHPTPQQMREEKLQRGERALPPAASSRPHHPTPQQMREEELQRGERALPPAACSRPQQPSPQPMEQEQQLSYEDFPLLRRRLQMPLISSHTEPEVTSQQRETRCIETERHSTVEEVRYKTLKVRVFPGAHFRVIDIYVYYGVVSVL from the coding sequence ATGTGTGTGAGGCCGTGGACGGAGTGTGCAGAGTGCTGTCAGGCGATGGTGATTTGTCCTCCACTGATTCGCCAGCAAGAACAGCAGCCGGCACCTCCACTGAGTCGCCAGCAAGAACAGCAGCACACAGCGGTTGCTGTGGAATGTGGTGAGTGCTTGCGGGGCATGCGAGCACAGCAGCCGCCGCCACAACACGCGCGGGAGCAGCAACAACGCGGTGAACGAGCGCTTCCCCCAGCTGCTAGTTCGCGTCCACACCACCCTACACCACAGCAGATGCGGGAGGAGCTAAAACGAGGTGAACGAGCGCTGCTCCAGGCTGCTAGTTCGCGTCCACAACACCCTACGCCACAGCAGATGCGGGAGGAGAAGCTACAACGTGGTGAACGAGCGCTGCCCCCTGCTGCTAGTTCGCGTCCACACCACCCTACGCCACAGCAGATGCGGGAGGAGGAGCTACAACGAGGTGAACGAGCGCTGCCTCCGGCTGCTTGTTCGCGTCCACAGCAGCCGTCGCCTCAGCCGATGGAGCAGGAACAACAGCTTTCATATGAAGATTTTCCCTTGCTGAGGCGACGGCTGCAAATGCCCCTCATTTCTTCGCATACCGAGCCAGAAGTCACATCTCAGCAACGGGAGACGCGTTGTATTGAAACCGAACGACACTCGACAGTGGAGGAGGTTCGGTATAAAACACTTAAAGTTCGTGTATTTCCAGGGGCTCATTTTCGAGTTATAGATATATATGTTTATTACGGTGTAGTGAGTGtactctga
- the LOC124168673 gene encoding mediator of RNA polymerase II transcription subunit 15-like, translating into MCVRPWTECAECCQAMVICPPLIRQQEQQPAPPLSRQQEQQHTAVAVECGECLRGMRAQQPPPQHAREQQQRGERALPPAASSRPHHPTPQQMREELKRGERALLQAASSRPQHPTPQQMREEKLQRGERALPPAASSRPHHPTPQQMREEELQRGERALPPAACSRPQQPSPQPMEQEQQLSYEDFPLLRRRLQMPLISSHTEPEVTSQQRETRCIETERHSTVEEVRYKTLKVRVFPGAHF; encoded by the coding sequence ATGTGTGTGAGGCCGTGGACGGAGTGTGCAGAGTGCTGTCAGGCGATGGTGATTTGTCCTCCACTGATTCGCCAGCAAGAACAGCAGCCGGCACCTCCACTGAGTCGCCAGCAAGAACAGCAGCACACAGCGGTTGCTGTGGAATGTGGTGAGTGCTTGCGGGGCATGCGAGCACAGCAGCCGCCGCCACAACACGCGCGGGAGCAGCAACAACGCGGTGAACGAGCGCTTCCCCCAGCTGCTAGTTCGCGTCCACACCACCCTACACCACAGCAGATGCGGGAGGAGCTAAAACGAGGTGAACGAGCGCTGCTCCAGGCTGCTAGTTCGCGTCCACAACACCCTACGCCACAGCAGATGCGGGAGGAGAAGCTACAACGTGGTGAACGAGCGCTGCCCCCTGCTGCTAGTTCGCGTCCACACCACCCTACGCCACAGCAGATGCGGGAGGAGGAGCTACAACGAGGTGAACGAGCGCTGCCTCCGGCTGCTTGTTCGCGTCCACAGCAGCCGTCGCCTCAGCCGATGGAGCAGGAACAACAGCTTTCATATGAAGATTTTCCCTTGCTGAGGCGACGGCTGCAAATGCCCCTCATTTCTTCGCATACCGAGCCAGAAGTCACATCTCAGCAACGGGAGACGCGTTGTATTGAAACCGAACGACACTCGACAGTGGAGGAGGTTCGGTATAAAACACTTAAAGTTCGTGTATTTCCAGGGGCTCATTTTTGA
- the LOC124168675 gene encoding mediator of RNA polymerase II transcription subunit 15-like, which yields MCVRPWTECAECCQAMVICPPLIRQQEQQPAPPLSRQQEQQHTAVAVECGECLRGMRAQQPPPQHAREQQQRGERALPPAASSRPHHPTPQQMREELKRGERALLQAASSRPQHPTPQQMREEKLQRGERALPPAASSRPHHPTPQQMREEELQRGERALPPAACSRPQQPSPQPMEQEQQLSYEDLPLLRRRLQMPLISSHTEPEVTSQQRETRCIETERHSTVEEVRKNSSRHLHLSRQQEQQHTAVAVECGECLRGMRAQQPPPQHAREQQQRGERALPPAASSRPHHPTPQQMREELKRGERALLQAASSRPQHPTPQQMRVPPAASSRPHHPTPQQMREEELQRGERALPPAASSRPHHPTPQQMREEELQRGERALPPAACSRPQQPSPQPMEQEQQLSYEDLPLLRRRLQMPLISSHTEPEVTSQQRETRCIETERHSTVEEVRYKTLKVRVFPGAHF from the exons ATGTGTGTGAGGCCGTGGACGGAGTGTGCAGAGTGCTGTCAGGCGATGGTGATTTGTCCTCCACTGATTCGCCAGCAAGAACAGCAGCCGGCACCTCCACTGAGTCGCCAGCAAGAACAGCAGCACACAGCGGTTGCTGTGGAATGTGGTGAGTGCTTGCGGGGCATGCGAGCACAGCAGCCGCCGCCACAACACGCGCGGGAGCAGCAACAACGCGGTGAACGAGCGCTGCCCCCAGCTGCTAGTTCGCGTCCACACCACCCTACACCACAGCAGATGCGGGAAGAGCTAAAACGAGGTGAACGAGCGCTGCTCCAGGCTGCTAGTTCGCGTCCACAACACCCTACGCCACAGCAGATGCGGGAGGAGAAGCTACAACGTGGTGAACGAGCGCTGCCCCCTGCTGCTAGTTCGCGTCCACACCACCCTACGCCACAGCAGATGCGGGAGGAGGAGCTACAACGAGGTGAACGAGCGCTGCCTCCGGCTGCTTGTTCGCGTCCACAGCAGCCGTCGCCTCAGCCGATGGAGCAGGAACAACAGCTTTCATATGAAGATCTTCCCTTGCTGAGGCGACGGCTGCAAATGCCCCTCATTTCTTCGCATACCGAGCCAGAAGTCACATCTCAGCAACGGGAGACGCGTTGTATTGAAACCGAACGACACTCGACAGTGGAGGAGGTTCG CAAGAACAGCAGCCGGCACCTCCACTTGAGTCGCCAGCAAGAACAGCAGCACACAGCGGTTGCTGTGGAATGTGGTGAGTGCTTGCGGGGCATGCGAGCACAGCAGCCGCCGCCACAACACGCGCGGGAGCAGCAACAACGCGGTGAACGAGCGCTGCCCCCAGCTGCTAGTTCGCGTCCACACCACCCTACACCACAGCAGATGCGGGAAGAGCTAAAACGAGGTGAACGAGCGCTGCTCCAGGCTGCTAGTTCGCGTCCACAACACCCTACGCCACAGCAGATGCGGGTGCCCCCTGCTGCTAGTTCGCGTCCACACCACCCTACGCCACAGCAGATGCGGGAGGAGGAGCTACAACGTGGTGAACGAGCGCTGCCCCCTGCTGCTAGTTCGCGTCCACACCACCCTACGCCACAGCAGATGCGGGAGGAGGAGCTACAACGAGGTGAACGAGCGCTGCCTCCGGCTGCTTGTTCGCGTCCACAGCAGCCGTCGCCTCAGCCGATGGAGCAGGAACAACAGCTTTCATATGAAGATCTTCCCTTGCTGAGGCGACGGCTGCAAATGCCCCTCATTTCTTCGCATACCGAGCCAGAAGTCACATCTCAGCAACGGGAGACGCGTTGTATTGAAACCGAACGACACTCGACAGTGGAGGAGGTTCGGTATAAAACACTTAAAGTTCGTGTATTTCCAGGGGCTCATTTTTGA